Proteins encoded by one window of Salvia splendens isolate huo1 chromosome 14, SspV2, whole genome shotgun sequence:
- the LOC121763763 gene encoding fasciclin-like arabinogalactan protein 19, with amino-acid sequence MAPPPRYSSAIIFLLLLLLLAASAADPPTQSQEFDDMLQSLRNYGYSLFTNAIATSDLNYELLAAPNFTLFAPRDELLYALDMATSAAAYVSTLRYHIVPTRHTFADLKNLSAPFLDTLLFDYSILIGKFRDVHVSTDRASIGLIVDGVRVAYPDLFLGSRMAVHGIDGILLTGLNLSRDLGADYIPPPPTPGAPADDLDRNIPAPAYPFVGRNDAPGATVESYFDWDATPPPERGLRKGRRRYRRRMALGRL; translated from the coding sequence ATGGCCCCACCACCGCGCTACTCCTCCGCCATCAtctttctcctcctcctcctcctcctcgccgcctccgccgccgatcCTCCCACCCAATCCCAAGAATTCGACGACATGCTGCAGTCTCTCCGCAACTACGGCTACTCTCTCTTCACCAACGCCATCGCCACATCCGATCTGAATTACGAGCTCCTCGCCGCCCCCAATTTCACTCTCTTCGCCCCGAGAGACGAGCTCCTCTACGCCCTCGACAtggccacctccgccgccgcctacGTCAGCACCCTCCGCTACCACATCGTCCCCACGCGCCACACCTTCGCCGACCTCAAAAACCTCTCCGCCCCCTTCCTCGACACCCTCCTCTTCGACTACTCAATCTTAATCGGAAAATTCCGCGACGTCCACGTCTCCACCGATCGGGCCTCCATCGGCCTCATCGTCGACGGCGTCCGCGTCGCCTACCCCGACCTCTTCCTCGGATCTAGAATGGCGGTTCACGGAATCGACGGAATTCTGCTCACCGGCCTCAATCTCAGCCGCGATCTCGGCGCGGATTACATTCCGCCTCCGCCCACTCCCGGAGCTCCGGCGGATGATTTGGATCGGAATATTCCGGCGCCGGCGTATCCTTTCGTTGGGAGGAATGATGCTCCTGGTGCTACGGTGGAGTCTTATTTTGATTGGGATGCGACTCCGCCTCCGGAAAGAGGTCTGAGGAAGGGGCGGCGCCGCTACCGGAGGCGTATGGCGCTCGGCCGTCTCTAA
- the LOC121763762 gene encoding probable mannitol dehydrogenase 1, with protein sequence MAEFQHKAFGLAATDSSGVLSPFHFSRRDNGDDDVTIKILYCGVCHSDLHTVKNEWGFTQYPVVPGHEIAGVVTKIGNNVEKFKVGDRVGVGVIVNSCRTCDVCQQDLESYCAKMIFTYNSTDRDGTRTYGGYSDMVVVDQHFVLHFPENVPSDAGAPLLCAGITVYSPMKYYGMTEAGKHLGVAGLGGLGHVAVKFGKAFGLKVTVISSSPKKKAEALNKLGADAFVVSTDAAELEAASGTMDFIIDTIAAVHQLAPLLSLLKMNGKLVTVGLPEKPLDLPIFPLVAGRKMIGGSDFGGIKETQEMLDFCGKHGIAADIELIRADEINAAMERLAKSDVRYRFVIDVGNSLAKL encoded by the exons ATGGCAGAATTCCAACACAAAGCTTTCGGTTTGGCCGCGACCGATAGCTCCGGCGTCCTCTCACCCTTCCATTTCTCTCGCAG GGACAATGGAGATGACGATGTAACAATCAAAATACTCTACTGTGGTGTTTGCCATTCTGATTTGCACACTGTCAAGAATGAATGGGGATTCACTCAGTATCCTGTTGTGCCCGG GCATGAAATTGCGGGTGTCGTGACCAAAATTGGGAACAATGTCGAGAAATTCAAGGTTGGAGACAGAGTCGGGGTTGGGGTGATAGTAAACTCATGTAGGACGTGTGATGTCTGCCAGCAAGATCTAGAGAGCTACTGTGCCAAAATGATATTCACCTACAATTCCACCGACAGAGATGGCACGAGGACGTATGGCGGTTATTCAGACATGGTTGTTGTCGACCAGCATTTTGTGCTTCATTTCCCTGAGAACGTGCCATCTGATGCCGGTGCTCCGCTGCTGTGTGCTGGAATCACTGTCTACAGCCCAATGAAATACTACGGAATGACTGAGGCTGGAAAGCATTTGGGCGTTGCCGGTCTTGGAGGGCTTGGCCATGTTGCAGTCAAGTTCGGGAAGGCTTTTGGGCTGAAAGTCACGGTTATCAGTTCCTCCCCGAAAAAGAAAGCTGAAGCCTTAAACAAGCTCGGCGCTGATGCTTTCGTTGTTAGTACTGATGCTGCTGAGTTGGAG GCTGCATCGGGCACGATGGATTTCATCATTGACACCATCGCGGCAGTGCATCAGTTGGCTCCATTGCTAAGCCTGTTGAAGATGAACGGGAAGCTTGTAACAGTGGGATTGCCGGAGAAACCCCTTGACCTTCCTATTTTCCCTCTAGTAGCCG GTCGAAAGATGATTGGTGGAAGTGATTTCGGGGGAATAAAAGAGACGCAGGAAATGCTGGACTTCTGTGGAAAGCATGGCATAGCAGCGGACATTGAGCTGATTCGCGCGGACGAAATAAACGCTGCTATGGAACGACTTGCCAAATCCGACGTTAGGTACCGTTTTGTGATTGACGTTGGGAACTCCCTCGCCAAACTATGA